The proteins below come from a single Candidatus Flexicrinis affinis genomic window:
- a CDS encoding radical SAM protein: MTDHPDKYLEHGADVVILGEGEETLLEVLGTLTPETLTPSPSPSGRGEEVAPSPPSPLSHKGRGRNDAAAGGDSALGEALTPALPSRRGENHKPAVDRPSPPGEGQRSAATRGEVSSSLLPAGIAVLRDGAVERTLPRPVIRDLDALPFPAWDLVDLNRYKHVWREHHGYFSVNMVTTRGCPFHCNWCAKPIWGQKYSVRSPQNVVAEMKWLRDHVQPDHIWFMDDIMGIQDKWIEQFADELDAQGVHIPFKSLNRVDLLLRGRTIPALARAGAKIVWVGAESGSQKILDAMDKGTQVTQIYEATKQLHAHGVKVAFFLQFGYPGETREDVEATLQMVRDLMPDDIGISVSYPLPGTPFYERVKLELGERANWVDSEDLAMLYRGPFTTAFYRHLHTVVHKEYRARKTWAALRHGRFVSPRAFASAAYHWMTLPLARRTLDKLAQLPHPPLPTQPSAASNVSGP, encoded by the coding sequence ATGACCGATCACCCGGACAAATACCTCGAACACGGCGCGGATGTCGTGATCCTCGGTGAAGGTGAGGAAACGCTGCTGGAGGTGTTGGGGACCCTCACTCCGGAAACCCTCACCCCCAGCCCCTCTCCCTCAGGGCGAGGGGAGGAAGTCGCCCCCTCACCCCCTAGCCCCCTCTCCCACAAGGGGCGAGGGAGAAACGATGCCGCGGCGGGTGGTGACTCAGCACTTGGCGAAGCCCTCACCCCCGCCCTCCCCTCAAGGCGAGGGGAGAATCACAAGCCTGCGGTGGATCGCCCCTCTCCCCCCGGAGAGGGGCAGCGGAGCGCAGCGACGCGGGGTGAGGTCAGCTCATCACTTCTTCCCGCAGGGATTGCCGTTCTGCGCGACGGTGCCGTGGAGAGGACGCTGCCTCGGCCGGTGATCCGCGATCTGGACGCGCTGCCGTTCCCGGCGTGGGATCTCGTCGACCTCAACCGTTACAAGCACGTCTGGCGCGAGCATCACGGCTATTTCAGTGTCAACATGGTGACCACTCGCGGCTGTCCGTTCCACTGCAACTGGTGCGCCAAGCCGATCTGGGGGCAGAAATACAGCGTCCGCAGCCCGCAGAACGTCGTTGCCGAGATGAAGTGGCTGCGCGATCACGTCCAGCCGGATCATATCTGGTTCATGGACGATATCATGGGCATTCAAGACAAGTGGATCGAGCAGTTCGCCGACGAGCTCGACGCGCAGGGCGTCCACATCCCGTTCAAGTCGCTCAATCGCGTCGACCTCCTACTGCGCGGGCGGACGATCCCGGCGCTCGCGCGGGCCGGCGCGAAGATCGTGTGGGTCGGCGCCGAGTCGGGGTCGCAGAAGATCCTCGATGCGATGGACAAAGGCACGCAGGTCACGCAAATCTACGAGGCGACCAAGCAGCTCCACGCGCACGGTGTGAAGGTCGCGTTCTTCTTGCAGTTCGGCTATCCCGGCGAGACGCGCGAGGATGTCGAAGCGACGCTGCAGATGGTGCGCGACCTGATGCCGGACGACATCGGCATCAGCGTCAGCTATCCGCTGCCCGGCACGCCGTTCTACGAGCGGGTCAAGCTGGAACTAGGCGAGCGCGCCAACTGGGTCGACAGCGAAGATCTCGCCATGCTGTACCGCGGCCCGTTCACGACGGCGTTCTACCGGCACTTGCACACCGTCGTGCACAAGGAATACCGCGCCCGCAAAACGTGGGCCGCCCTGAGGCATGGGCGGTTCGTCAGCCCGCGCGCCTTCGCCAGCGCCGCATATCATTGGATGACGCTGCCGCTCGCCCGCCGCACGCTGGACAAGCTCGCGCAACTTCCGCACCCACCACTGCCTACCCAGCCGTCGGCCGCCTCGAACGTGTCGGGGCCGTGA
- a CDS encoding arylamine N-acetyltransferase has product MNVDRILSHLRLDRAEPSPAALHAFLVAWSERIPWESASRIARHTRPASPEQYARDPDAFFTDALERGLGGTCFESNTAAAALLAELGYDVTRHLCDMSKDHVDPHCALSVTLDGARYLADVGFPIPAAIPLSGEARTAMTMVYRYHVEPVAEQRWRIWRESGQFTGKCFVLKGDPVSPDALRNRLVRDHHDDGLFLDNVIIHRVVDGRMLRFDEVKGLIERTHGAETDVPWTDAQAADVPAAVADIFAADVGVIRAALERQKPA; this is encoded by the coding sequence ATGAACGTCGACCGCATCCTGAGCCATCTGCGACTCGATCGCGCCGAGCCGTCCCCCGCTGCGCTGCACGCCTTCCTCGTCGCGTGGAGCGAGCGAATCCCGTGGGAAAGCGCGTCACGCATCGCGCGACACACCCGCCCCGCCTCGCCCGAGCAGTACGCCCGCGATCCCGACGCGTTCTTTACGGATGCCCTCGAGCGCGGATTAGGCGGGACGTGCTTCGAAAGCAATACCGCGGCCGCCGCCCTGCTGGCCGAACTCGGCTATGATGTCACGCGCCACCTGTGCGACATGAGCAAGGATCACGTCGACCCGCACTGTGCATTGAGCGTGACGCTCGACGGCGCGCGCTATCTGGCCGACGTCGGCTTTCCCATCCCCGCGGCCATTCCGCTGAGCGGCGAGGCACGCACCGCCATGACGATGGTCTATCGCTATCACGTCGAGCCGGTCGCGGAGCAGCGCTGGCGCATCTGGCGCGAAAGCGGTCAGTTCACCGGCAAGTGCTTCGTGCTGAAAGGCGACCCGGTATCGCCGGATGCCCTGCGCAATCGCCTCGTACGCGACCATCACGATGACGGCCTGTTCCTAGATAATGTGATCATCCACCGTGTCGTGGACGGCCGGATGCTGCGCTTCGACGAGGTCAAAGGGTTGATCGAGCGGACGCATGGGGCCGAAACCGATGTACCGTGGACGGATGCGCAGGCCGCGGACGTACCAGCAGCGGTGGCGGATATCTTCGCGGCGGATGTCGGCGTGATCCGCGCGGCTCTTGAGCGTCAGAAACCGGCATAA
- a CDS encoding Uma2 family endonuclease, with product MALNIPALTSAEEFERVAEQPENADKILELIAGEVVEVPSNIVASIISSRINRRIGEWVETHDLGFVTGEAGGYRVEGDRYAPDVAFIRKDRQIATRGYNPDAPDLAVEVDYPSDFDSQRRLRYKVTTYMAAGTVCWLVFPETRTVEVYVPGQAHKTLTEADTLDGAPVLPGFKLAVKDIFPPLPEVPQQSSQ from the coding sequence ATGGCCCTCAATATCCCCGCACTGACCTCGGCCGAGGAGTTCGAGCGCGTTGCCGAACAACCGGAAAACGCCGACAAGATTCTCGAACTCATCGCTGGAGAGGTGGTCGAAGTGCCGTCGAATATCGTTGCATCTATCATTTCGTCGCGCATCAACCGCCGGATCGGTGAGTGGGTCGAGACCCATGATCTGGGCTTCGTGACCGGCGAGGCGGGCGGCTACCGCGTCGAGGGCGACCGCTACGCGCCCGATGTCGCGTTCATCCGCAAAGACCGGCAGATCGCCACGCGCGGCTACAACCCCGACGCTCCGGACCTCGCCGTCGAAGTGGATTACCCGTCGGATTTCGACTCGCAGCGTCGCTTGCGTTACAAGGTCACGACCTATATGGCCGCGGGGACGGTATGCTGGCTGGTCTTCCCGGAGACTCGCACGGTCGAGGTCTACGTGCCGGGCCAAGCCCACAAGACACTCACTGAGGCGGACACCCTCGATGGCGCGCCGGTGCTGCCCGGGTTCAAACTCGCGGTCAAAGACATCTTCCCGCCGCTGCCGGAGGTCCCACAGCAATCCTCGCAGTAG
- a CDS encoding SH3 domain-containing protein — MRLVLVGIAIALLTVMSALAQPADQCVSLVQRALSQTDSACEGLGRNQACYGNRLIDVSLKSESADAPFNGPGDVLALFDIDALNLSPMITPDEWGIAVLSLQANLPGSLPGQNVTMVLIGDVVVQNRGADTALPDVSISAQNNVNVRSGPSTGNAVITTLTPGESYVALGRSAAGDWVLVRINDETTGWVALSVTQAEGDPAELPELDPTATVGGSTFGPMQAITLRTGIGRPQCAEAPPDGVLIQTPQGVGRVNLLINEVRVELGSTAFLTAHWGNVMTLSTLEGTARVGVGDRTVNVPAGAQVDIPLNAEGLPSGDPTVAGYDAADFAALAPLLDDVVPESVGVAVGLTEADLLGSIVDRDGQQLCVLGGTVIEHTFPPDEDPNDRSYVTGMTVGGVFEVRGGTTATFTAGGESRLTHSYSDYIRVSQYLSEDFANETPIRLAQSGASQSLTFTFQEDGLYFVNLAGTHDDTVTLTIVCGE; from the coding sequence ATGCGACTCGTCCTCGTCGGCATCGCAATTGCCCTGCTCACTGTGATGTCCGCTCTCGCTCAGCCGGCCGACCAATGCGTTTCGCTGGTCCAACGCGCGCTCAGCCAGACCGACTCCGCCTGCGAGGGCTTGGGTCGCAACCAAGCGTGTTATGGCAACCGGCTCATCGACGTTTCGCTCAAGTCTGAAAGCGCGGATGCCCCGTTCAACGGTCCCGGCGACGTCCTCGCCCTGTTCGACATCGACGCGCTGAACCTCAGCCCGATGATCACGCCGGACGAGTGGGGGATCGCCGTGCTGTCCCTACAAGCGAACCTCCCCGGCTCGCTGCCCGGCCAGAACGTTACGATGGTGTTGATCGGCGATGTGGTGGTGCAAAATCGCGGCGCGGACACGGCGCTGCCCGACGTATCAATCTCAGCACAAAACAACGTCAACGTTCGAAGCGGCCCCAGCACCGGCAACGCCGTCATCACCACATTGACTCCGGGAGAGTCGTACGTCGCGCTCGGTCGTAGCGCCGCCGGCGATTGGGTGCTGGTCCGCATCAACGACGAGACGACCGGATGGGTCGCCCTGTCCGTCACGCAAGCCGAAGGCGACCCGGCCGAGCTTCCCGAACTCGACCCGACCGCGACGGTCGGCGGGTCAACCTTCGGTCCGATGCAGGCGATCACGCTGCGCACCGGCATTGGCCGCCCGCAGTGCGCCGAAGCCCCGCCAGATGGCGTTCTGATCCAGACCCCGCAAGGTGTAGGGCGCGTCAACCTGCTCATCAACGAAGTGCGTGTCGAACTCGGGTCGACCGCATTCTTGACCGCCCATTGGGGCAATGTGATGACACTCTCGACACTGGAGGGTACCGCCCGTGTCGGCGTCGGCGATCGAACCGTCAACGTGCCTGCCGGCGCACAGGTCGATATCCCGCTCAACGCCGAAGGCCTGCCGAGCGGCGATCCGACCGTTGCCGGCTACGACGCGGCCGATTTCGCCGCGTTGGCGCCCCTCCTCGATGACGTCGTGCCTGAGTCGGTCGGTGTTGCAGTCGGTTTGACCGAAGCCGACCTGCTTGGCAGCATTGTCGACCGTGACGGTCAACAGTTGTGTGTGCTGGGAGGTACCGTTATCGAGCACACGTTCCCACCAGACGAGGACCCCAATGACAGGAGTTACGTCACAGGTATGACCGTTGGCGGCGTTTTCGAGGTGCGCGGTGGAACGACGGCGACCTTTACCGCGGGTGGTGAGAGCCGACTCACTCACAGCTACTCCGACTACATTCGCGTGTCGCAGTATCTGTCGGAAGACTTCGCGAATGAGACCCCAATACGTCTGGCACAGTCCGGCGCGTCCCAGAGCCTGACCTTCACGTTTCAGGAAGACGGGCTGTACTTCGTTAACCTCGCAGGCACACATGACGATACGGTGACGCTCACGATCGTATGCGGCGAGTAA
- a CDS encoding glycogen synthase: MNVLFASVEAAPFAKVGGMADVVGSLPAALRKLGVDARVLLPGAGVIQHAKYNIRHLFNFPFQHKRGETDVHVYGTEHQGVPIYFVQAWPFIGQEASVYQDISADYPRFIFFSQLVQAVGYQLGVREDFAADVLHAHDWHTGLVPFLLEVSRWQKEWRNVGSLMTIHNMVYQGDWSGPFLYEAGVPPRMDPRLWSGGKDNNLLALGINYADFVTTVSPRYAIEIQHEPNGYGLQGLVRARLPDLRGILNGIDMDYWNPAADPMIAQHFDADTWEEYRPANKAALQRRAGLPERDDVMVMGVVSRLTQQKGFDLLLPAMEGALHSHDVQLIALGSGEDAYEYGFQRLSQMFGSKCAYMNGYSEELAHQIYAGCDLFLMPSNFEPCGTSQMLAMRYGALPLVRETGGLADTVQNYDNLMADYGTGFTFLWQQPYALYNTFRWALETFQQRREAWNRMVQRAMQIDFSWDISARQYADLYAESKERHR, encoded by the coding sequence GTGAACGTACTATTTGCGAGTGTCGAGGCGGCGCCGTTCGCCAAAGTGGGCGGCATGGCAGATGTCGTCGGCTCGCTGCCGGCGGCGCTGCGCAAGTTGGGGGTCGACGCGCGTGTGCTGCTGCCCGGCGCCGGGGTGATCCAGCACGCGAAGTACAACATCCGCCACCTGTTCAATTTTCCATTTCAGCATAAGCGTGGCGAGACGGACGTGCACGTGTACGGCACCGAACATCAAGGCGTGCCGATCTACTTTGTGCAAGCGTGGCCATTTATCGGGCAAGAAGCCTCGGTCTATCAGGACATCAGCGCCGACTATCCGCGCTTCATCTTCTTCAGCCAACTCGTTCAGGCGGTCGGATATCAACTCGGCGTGCGCGAAGACTTCGCGGCGGACGTGCTGCACGCGCACGACTGGCATACCGGACTGGTCCCGTTCCTGTTAGAAGTCAGCCGCTGGCAGAAGGAATGGCGCAACGTCGGTTCGTTGATGACCATCCACAACATGGTGTATCAGGGCGACTGGTCAGGTCCGTTCCTGTACGAGGCCGGCGTGCCGCCCCGTATGGATCCACGCTTGTGGTCCGGCGGAAAGGACAACAATCTGCTTGCCCTTGGAATCAACTACGCCGACTTTGTGACGACCGTTAGCCCACGCTACGCCATCGAGATTCAACACGAGCCAAACGGATATGGATTGCAGGGGCTGGTGCGCGCGCGCCTACCTGATCTGCGCGGCATCCTCAACGGGATCGACATGGACTATTGGAACCCGGCGGCCGACCCGATGATCGCGCAGCACTTCGACGCCGACACGTGGGAGGAGTACCGGCCCGCTAACAAAGCGGCCTTACAGCGCCGCGCCGGCCTGCCCGAACGCGATGACGTCATGGTGATGGGCGTCGTCAGCCGCTTGACTCAGCAAAAGGGATTCGATCTGCTGCTGCCGGCGATGGAGGGTGCGCTGCACTCCCACGACGTGCAGTTGATCGCGCTGGGAAGCGGTGAAGATGCCTACGAATACGGGTTCCAGCGCCTGTCGCAGATGTTTGGAAGCAAGTGCGCATACATGAACGGATATTCCGAGGAGCTGGCGCATCAGATTTACGCTGGATGCGACCTGTTCTTGATGCCGTCGAATTTCGAGCCGTGCGGCACATCGCAAATGCTGGCGATGCGTTATGGCGCGCTGCCACTGGTGCGCGAAACAGGCGGCCTTGCGGACACCGTCCAGAACTACGACAACCTGATGGCGGATTACGGCACCGGCTTCACGTTTTTGTGGCAGCAGCCGTACGCGCTGTACAATACGTTCAGGTGGGCGTTAGAGACATTTCAACAGCGGCGCGAGGCGTGGAACCGCATGGTTCAACGCGCAATGCAGATCGACTTCAGTTGGGACATCAGCGCGCGGCAGTACGCCGACCTGTATGCCGAGTCGAAGGAGCGCCATCGCTGA
- a CDS encoding Uma2 family endonuclease — protein sequence MSSIDRQILTIAQFEDLLARRDDSVHDYELIHGEVFEVSPSGTLPSIVTALLTRQVGDFVATHDLGVVVSAEGGYVLSESTVVAPDVSVILKPRLSQITSGFFRGAPDFAAEVQSQSDTKRAMRRKAEMYLAAGTRLVWLVFTEDRAVEVYQPELDVSVVGIDGSLSGAGTLPGLTLAVRDIFPNISAE from the coding sequence ATGTCCAGCATCGATCGTCAGATCCTGACCATCGCACAGTTCGAGGATTTGCTCGCGCGGCGCGACGATTCCGTGCACGACTACGAACTCATCCACGGAGAGGTCTTTGAGGTGTCGCCGTCCGGTACGCTGCCATCGATTGTCACGGCCCTTCTGACCCGCCAAGTCGGTGACTTTGTCGCAACCCATGACCTCGGCGTGGTGGTGAGCGCAGAAGGCGGTTACGTCCTCTCCGAGTCCACGGTCGTCGCCCCCGATGTGAGCGTCATCCTCAAGCCGCGGCTATCGCAGATCACCAGTGGATTCTTCCGAGGCGCGCCCGATTTTGCAGCGGAGGTTCAGTCGCAAAGCGACACGAAGCGGGCGATGCGGCGCAAAGCCGAGATGTATCTCGCGGCCGGAACGCGCCTCGTCTGGCTCGTCTTCACCGAGGATCGCGCCGTCGAAGTTTATCAACCGGAGCTGGACGTCTCCGTCGTCGGGATCGACGGCTCGCTTTCCGGCGCGGGCACCCTGCCCGGACTTACGCTCGCCGTTCGCGACATCTTCCCGAATATCTCCGCCGAATGA
- a CDS encoding glucose-1-phosphate adenylyltransferase, producing the protein MRVKAIILAGGEGTRLATLTAKRAKPAVPFGGKYRIIDFTLSNCVNSNIFDVMILTQYRPHSLNDHIARGRPWDLDRSFSGGVQILQPYKGRFDTDWYAGTADAVAQNINFVRNGRPEHVLLLSGDHIYQMDYDLFIQYHRSKGADLTMATIQVPLDEGSRFGICATDDDNRVTEFVEKPANPPGTLASMGVYVFNYDVLERVLKEDHDDPSSSKDFGKNIIPKMIREGMNVFAYPYGGYWIDVGTIDSYWEAHMDLLESPPSLNLNDRTWVIHTRSEERPPVRIYNGAQVRDSLITDGSTISEGAVVERSVLSPGVFVGPGAVVRDSVILNDAYVEAGAVVERCILDKIVVVGKGARVGKIAEVGDLGITCVGKNTHIPPGYTVGHSVILGTDLNPSYFEAFPDKVIPPGTHIGYKKS; encoded by the coding sequence GTGAGAGTTAAAGCGATTATCCTCGCTGGTGGGGAAGGTACCCGGCTAGCCACATTAACGGCGAAGCGCGCCAAGCCGGCCGTCCCATTCGGCGGCAAGTACCGGATTATCGACTTCACGCTGAGCAACTGCGTCAACAGCAATATCTTCGATGTCATGATCCTGACTCAGTACCGTCCGCACAGTCTCAATGACCACATTGCACGCGGCCGGCCATGGGATCTCGACCGCAGTTTTAGCGGCGGTGTCCAAATCCTGCAGCCGTACAAAGGGCGCTTCGACACCGACTGGTATGCCGGAACGGCCGATGCGGTCGCGCAGAACATTAACTTCGTGCGCAACGGCCGCCCCGAACACGTGCTGCTGCTGAGCGGCGATCATATCTATCAGATGGACTACGACCTGTTCATCCAGTATCACCGCAGCAAGGGCGCCGACCTGACGATGGCGACCATTCAGGTGCCGCTGGATGAAGGCTCGCGCTTCGGCATTTGCGCGACCGACGACGACAACCGCGTGACCGAATTTGTCGAGAAGCCGGCTAACCCGCCCGGCACGCTCGCCAGCATGGGCGTCTACGTCTTCAACTACGACGTGCTGGAGCGCGTATTGAAGGAGGATCACGACGATCCGAGCAGCAGTAAGGACTTTGGCAAGAACATCATCCCGAAGATGATTCGCGAAGGGATGAACGTGTTCGCCTATCCGTACGGCGGTTACTGGATCGATGTCGGGACGATCGACAGCTACTGGGAAGCGCACATGGACTTGCTCGAGTCTCCGCCGTCGCTCAATTTGAACGACCGGACGTGGGTCATCCACACCCGCTCCGAGGAGCGCCCGCCGGTGCGCATCTACAACGGCGCGCAGGTGCGCGACAGCCTGATCACCGACGGCTCGACGATTAGCGAAGGGGCGGTGGTCGAACGGTCGGTGCTGTCGCCTGGCGTGTTCGTCGGCCCCGGTGCGGTCGTGCGCGACTCGGTCATCCTGAACGATGCGTATGTCGAGGCCGGTGCGGTGGTCGAGCGGTGCATTCTCGACAAGATCGTGGTCGTCGGCAAGGGCGCGCGCGTCGGCAAGATCGCCGAGGTTGGCGACCTCGGCATCACGTGCGTCGGCAAGAACACGCATATTCCGCCCGGCTACACCGTCGGGCACAGCGTCATCCTCGGCACCGATCTCAACCCGAGCTACTTCGAAGCCTTCCCGGACAAAGTTATCCCCCCGGGAACGCACATCGGCTACAAGAAAAGCTAG